One Nerophis lumbriciformis linkage group LG21, RoL_Nlum_v2.1, whole genome shotgun sequence DNA segment encodes these proteins:
- the LOC133621342 gene encoding uncharacterized protein isoform X1, whose product MFSSPEEEEMSTKWSHITPERYRNDEEDVFDADGEEEIRPKKKCRKEKLQILIQAPPLPVLPPLNFPNSSEYQTTSASTSQYYTTPRHPGRPHSPARSSTYRLSPDRNHASSSSQYQTTPASTSQYQTTPRSSRNALESELFQLNMKVKKIVENQGEIMRMLRGLAAQSVGPEAVDVQDLIEKPFETLEQLKTFCEQLDTDLLLRKQLVKALTALGGQNLADTVRTMLRKIATNKVLEQLGLRGKTGKVAFEDLPFYRIIIKACRGVYKQTTTAQVDCELGEVLKLATFQKGGSKFEEKRRN is encoded by the exons ATGTTTTCGAGCCCAGAGGAAGAAGAAATGTCAACCAAATGGAGCCACATCACCCCTGAACGTTATAGAAACGATGAGGAAGATGTGTTTGATGCTGACG GCGAAGAGGAAATTCGGccaaaaaagaagtgcagaaaagaGAAATTACAGATCCTCATCCAGGCACCCCCACTGCCAGTGCTCccaccattgaactttccaaacTCCAGCGAGTACCAGACCACTTCAGCCAGTACCAGCCAATACTACACCACTCCAAGGCATCCAGGCCGACCTCACAGCCCAGCGAGAAGCAGCACTTACAGGCTCAGTCCAGACAGGAATCATGCATCCAGCTCAAGCCAGTACCAAACCACTCCAGCCAGTACGAGTCAGTACCAGACCACTCCAAGAAGCAGCAGGAATGCCCTTGAAAGTGAAC ttttccagttaaacatgaaagttaaaaaaatagttGAGAACCAGGGAGAAATTATGCGCATGCTGAGAGGGCTGGCAGCACAGTCTGTGGGGCCAGAAGCTGTGGATGTTCAAGATCTCATTGAGAAGCCTTTCGAGACTCTTGAGCAGCTTAAGACCTTCTGTGAACAGCTCGACACTGATCTTCTGCTCAGAAAGCAGCTG gtgAAAGCTCTTACTGCTCTTGGTGGGCAGAATTTGGCAGACACGGTGAGGACAATGCTGAGAAAAATTGCCACAAACAAAGTCCTGGAGCAGCTTGGTCTCCGTGGAAAGACAGGCAAAGTGGCGTTTGAGGACTTGCCCTTTtacagaataataataa AGGCATGCAGGGGTGTTTACAAACAGACGACCACAG
- the LOC133621342 gene encoding uncharacterized protein isoform X2 — protein sequence MFSSPEEEEMSTKWSHITPERYRNDEEDVFDADGEEEIRPKKKCRKEKLQILIQAPPLPVLPPLNFPNSSEYQTTSASTSQYYTTPRHPGRPHSPARSSTYRLSPDRNHASSSSQYQTTPASTSQYQTTPRSSRNALESELFQLNMKVKKIVENQGEIMRMLRGLAAQSVGPEAVDVQDLIEKPFETLEQLKTFCEQLDTDLLLRKQLVKALTALGGQNLADTVRTMLRKIATNKVLEQLGLRGKTGKVAFEDLPFYRIIISKC from the exons ATGTTTTCGAGCCCAGAGGAAGAAGAAATGTCAACCAAATGGAGCCACATCACCCCTGAACGTTATAGAAACGATGAGGAAGATGTGTTTGATGCTGACG GCGAAGAGGAAATTCGGccaaaaaagaagtgcagaaaagaGAAATTACAGATCCTCATCCAGGCACCCCCACTGCCAGTGCTCccaccattgaactttccaaacTCCAGCGAGTACCAGACCACTTCAGCCAGTACCAGCCAATACTACACCACTCCAAGGCATCCAGGCCGACCTCACAGCCCAGCGAGAAGCAGCACTTACAGGCTCAGTCCAGACAGGAATCATGCATCCAGCTCAAGCCAGTACCAAACCACTCCAGCCAGTACGAGTCAGTACCAGACCACTCCAAGAAGCAGCAGGAATGCCCTTGAAAGTGAAC ttttccagttaaacatgaaagttaaaaaaatagttGAGAACCAGGGAGAAATTATGCGCATGCTGAGAGGGCTGGCAGCACAGTCTGTGGGGCCAGAAGCTGTGGATGTTCAAGATCTCATTGAGAAGCCTTTCGAGACTCTTGAGCAGCTTAAGACCTTCTGTGAACAGCTCGACACTGATCTTCTGCTCAGAAAGCAGCTG gtgAAAGCTCTTACTGCTCTTGGTGGGCAGAATTTGGCAGACACGGTGAGGACAATGCTGAGAAAAATTGCCACAAACAAAGTCCTGGAGCAGCTTGGTCTCCGTGGAAAGACAGGCAAAGTGGCGTTTGAGGACTTGCCCTTTtacagaataataataagtaagtgTTAA